From the genome of Bacteroidales bacterium:
ATGAAAAATATTATAAAAAAATTGACTTAAATACATATATCTTTGAAGGTAAAATTCCATTAAATGATTTCTATAAAGTGTTAGAAATAAAAGAAGATATTTTTGAACAAACCAGAGGAGAATCTGACTCGTTAGCAGGGCTGATTTTAGAAAAACAAGGAGATATACCTAAACAAGGAGATATTATAACAATAGAGAACTATACATTTATAATTGAATCTTCAGACAACAGGAAGATTAAAAAAATTAAATTAAAAATTGGGGATTAATTATAGAGTATTCCGGAGTAACAGTATTTTTGTTTATTATATAATTATCAGCATAAATATTGCATTTTTAATATAAAAACAGAAAACATCAACAATTAAAACAATAAAACCATTACCCAATAACACTTTTATAAAAACAACATAAATAAGATGAGTAGGAAGATAACAAATATTGTATTTATAATTTTATTAATGATGATATTTTCATGCAAGCAAAATTATTATCCTAAACCTCACGGATATATCAGAACCGACTTCCCGCAAAAAGAGTACAGGCTTTTCGATTCTGTTTTTCCGTACATATTTGAAATACCTGTATATTCTAAAATTGATCCGGACAGCAGCAGAGGAACTGAAAAATATTGGTCTGATTGGAACTTCCCAAAATTCAATGCAACGGTTTTTATCAGCTATAAAGAAATTAATAATAATCTTAATGAATATGAGGAAGATACAAGAGAGCTTGTATATAAACATACAATAAAAGCAGATAATATTGAACCGATAATTTGGAATAATGAAGATGAAAATGTCTATGGCATTTTGTATGATATTAAAGGGAATGTTGCCTCACAAATTCAATTTTATTTAACAGACAGTGTCAGACATTTTGTTCGCGGTTCATTTTATTTTAATTGTGTTCCGAATAAAGATTCTCTGTCTCCTTCATTAAAATTTATCAAAAAAGATATTGACAGAATGATTGAAACTTTTAAGTGGAAAAATGAATACTAAACAAATTGGAGTTCTCGGAGGCGGCAGTTGGGCAACTGCAATTATCAAATTACTTTCTGAATCAAAACAAATCGGCAAGATTAATTGGTTTATTCGTAATATTGAGAACATAAATCACATAAAAAAACACAATAGAAATAAACATTATTTAAGTTCTGTTGAATTAGATACTGATAAACTTTCTTTGAGTAATGATATTAATTCTGTTATTAACAGTTCTGATACAATAATTCTTGCCA
Proteins encoded in this window:
- the gldD gene encoding gliding motility lipoprotein GldD — encoded protein: MSRKITNIVFIILLMMIFSCKQNYYPKPHGYIRTDFPQKEYRLFDSVFPYIFEIPVYSKIDPDSSRGTEKYWSDWNFPKFNATVFISYKEINNNLNEYEEDTRELVYKHTIKADNIEPIIWNNEDENVYGILYDIKGNVASQIQFYLTDSVRHFVRGSFYFNCVPNKDSLSPSLKFIKKDIDRMIETFKWKNEY